CCAGAAAGCCTGCAAGCAGGGTTTGCAATAGTCCTATTGAAATATCACCATAACATGGACCAAGAGGTGTGCGTGTGGAGTGTGGCATGAGAAACAGGCAGATTCTAAAACTGTTGCAGATGAGGTCTCTGTAAAACTGAGGGGCAGAGAAGAAATCAAGCTAAAACACCTGATAAAATCAGCCTGCTAGGTAAGACTGAAACTATTTCAGTGAAAATCATTTGATACCACATCGTTGAAATGAAGTACGGAGTTGGTTGATCAGGTCAAAAGCTGCCGAGATCTCAAGAATAATATTTGAGTAGAGGTTGGAAGTTCTAGCAGACTAGAGAGCTATCAAATAAACGAAGGTAAAACCAATCAGCATTTGAATCATTAGTGCTACTGCACTGCCGCTGTTTCTCGTAAAAGTATAACATTCAGCATTCACTTATTGAATGCGACTTGATCTTcgcaatattaaaaataaggCTGCATGTTGGATGCTTACTTTTGTGTAAGcgcattttattttccatgaaaAATACCAAGCCAATGGACAACTGCCTCAGCTATCATGCTTACACACTGACAAAGTTTAAGTATTCATGATGATGTACTTTGACCTTCAACAGATCTTTAGGTGAACCCTAATGGtatttttcaaatgaataacTTTCCTCATGAACCACAGCCAATCATTAGAGAGAGATTGTTTAAATTGtacttattaatattaatgttcaATTCAATTGCTGTTGGAGGGCAGGACATTTGACGTGGCACAGGAAGGCGAAGCTTACAATGTTCAACAAAGCGCCGAAACTTCAGATATGGCAATGAGTGGTTCAACTGTACATACAGTTTCTGCACTTATCCTATAATGTTGAACCTGTGGGAAagctgaaaatatattttccttcaCTTGTTTAATGttagaggggggcgcggtggcgcagtgggttggaccgggtcctgctctctggtgggtctggggttcgagtcccgcttggggtgccttgctatggactggcatcccgtcctgggtgtgtcccctctccctccagccttacgccctgagttgccgggttaggctccggttccccgcacccccgtatgggacaagcggttcagaaaatgtgtgtgtgtgtgtgtgtttaatgttagTATGTGTTCCTCAGCGTGGCTTCCTGGAGTCAAAGTGCAACtttgaaaagaaatgctttATTCTTCTATAGATTTGgctctttccaaaaaaagaTCTGAAAGTATGGGGCTTGGCAAACAGCTCAGGGGGTTAAATTGTGAAACTGTGTTCGCTCACGAAATGCAAGGAAAATTTCGCAACACCAGCATCGAGTGACACTTGACCCACTGCGGGACCGCAGCAGGCCGCAGTTCACCGTCGGTTAACGTCAGCTGGGAAAGCAACCGCGACCTGTTGCTCGTGACATCTGCTCGAATGAAACGTGCCAGGCCTCCCGCAGGAAAACTGCCGGGTGAAAGTGCGCCGACGGCGAAAAGTGGGAAAGAAACCACAGCCGAGAGACGCCGCTCCGaaccggaggaggaggaggagaggaaccTGGAAAGCTGAGCAGACTGTCAGGCGCATGAGctaaacaaaacactgaatttgCTCAGGATCTCACTTTTACATGCCTTAGCTGGCCAGTGGCACCACCGACAGTGACGCTCATATGACACATACACCATTACAGATAGAGACACACAAGAGGGGAAGGGTCATCCGGCTTCCTCACCTGAGTTCATCGCCTGAACCTTCATGCCTGCCCCTCTCCTTGCCTCTGTCCTTGTCCTTGGTGGGAGATCCACGCTGcttgtcctcctccttcctcctacTGCTGTTCTTCCTGTTGCCATCTGCCAGTGTCATATTATTATCTCCAGCTGCAGACCTGCTGCCATTGCCCGCTTTCAAAGTTACCACCCCTGTTCCCCCAGATATTGTAGTCCTTCTTTTGCGAGAGATCGGGGCTCTCACGTATTTGTCTCCCATTTTCCTTCGTTAAGACACATTaaggaagggaggaagggagagagagagggggggaaacaAGGTCGGGACAGTCAAAGTTCTCCGATACGTTAATTCAGTCACGCCCCATCAGGTAGCGTAGGAGCTGAAACGCTCCCAGCGCCTCTCACTACTTGTGCCTTCATGAACATCACGGAAGTGAGGGGGTGGAGCTCCACGAAGCAGCGCTTTGTGGTCGTTGTAGTTTTTTCCACTCACTTGCTGGTTAACTAGGCTAGGCGTACAGAGCTCACTCATTTTAACTTTTGTGCCCATAGTGTGGATTTAGAACTGCTGTAAAGTTCACTCCCATCGTTTGTATTTTACTATAACTGTGGGatagttggtagcatagtggtgtctttggacccaaaacgTCGcaagttcaaattccacttctTAGTAGACTCTAGACTGATGCTTCTCTTAAATTAattagtccagtaaaattacaccgttatataaatgggtaaataattgtaaatagcttaacattgtaaactatttttgggagaaaagcgtcaactaaaagaataaatatatttataagaaATCTATCGTATTTAACATTCATTCAGAATAATTCAAACAATAATCAAAATGATTACGCATCCTACAATGCCCACAATGCACAGCGTCTCTCTCGCGCTACGTGATCCCTTCAAACGGGCGCGTTTGTTACAGTTTGTCCAATCAGATAGCTAATCTATACGACACCCTTAGTTTGGACCAATAATAAAACAGGGCCGCCGCGGTTCCGTCTGCGTGGTGGAGGTGCATTTGGATGACAGGAACCGATCGAGCAGGAACAGCTGTATGGTAGATGACAGCTGCAGATTTGTATGCATTTCCTCCGTGGTTTCCCTTCACAGTACGGTAAATTCATAATGCGCGTAGTtataatttaaaaggaaatgaagaaggtAAAGAAACACCTACAGAATACTGGATTCCAAGTGACTGGAAATGGACACATAAAGAAAGGAGGTGAGAATAATTAAAGTGGATCTGAGTGAATGTAATTCCATTTCACCTACACGTGTCATTGGCAATATATTCTTGACTGTACAGAAAAGTTTCGACTGTTTGTTTCATACGTGCTGCGGCTCATCGATACTTAACTATCTCAGCCGCCTTGTGACGTGGATCTCTCCCAGGTGGGAGCCGCAAGGCAGGCTCATCTCACTGGGATTCCCAGGGTTACAGCAAAACGGTTTCCCTAAATCCCCCAGCACGGCGTGTTTAACACTTTTTAGTCAGTGGTCGCATTTTGTACAACTTCCAGCTGACATTCCAAAGTAGGCTGATAGGAAACTGGTCACCGGCCACTTTCCGAGAGCGGGCTCCAGTTCATTCTCGCACGTTACACGTCTAAAGGGTCGTAGCCGACCAAAAACGCGTCATTATTCCTGTAACCAATCAGCGCAGCTTATTATATGTATGACCAATCAGTGcatgtcattgtgtgtgtaaCCAATCAACGCACAACTCAGTTTTATGAATCAGTTGACACATGGCTTTATGTGGTGCAAGTCTATGTTAACCAAGAGCACACATCATTGTTTGTGAAAACAAATTTCTCAAGTATCTGGGAATCAGATATATTGTCTGATGCGTCAGTACACTCATACACTTGTTAACGTACTAAACGCAGTGCTTGTTGGAGGAAGCTATTTATAAAGACAGGTTTTTGACAAATGTTGAATTAGGACAGGTGTTTGACATTTGCCCCGTTAACATGCGTTTCCACACAATGGAAATGTCCATATATTTcttttactaaatgaataaatactttttcGAGACATTCTATTATCTGTAGTATTCAGTTCACTCTCCAGGAGCAGACTTCTTGAACACTTCCCCCCTCATTGTCTGTGCACATAACTGTGTGACCGATCGGGAATGGCTTGTACGAATGCAATGCCGAACATCTCAGATCAGCCACAGCAGAAGTCAAGAATTAGACACTCTCTGATAGTCATTTAAttgccttttaaataaaatataaaatgcttttttaataCGAATGTGGGAAAAGTGCACGAGACACTCTTCTTTTGATGTGACTCAGCAAACTGACACGTTCAACAACTGACTCATACATGCAGAGCAAGAGTCCAGGAAGAGGCAGAAGCTAGTTGAGGTCCACCAGGCTCTCAACAGTGACCCTGTGGACATCGAGACCCTGCGCAGGGCCGCCATCAGTGAAGGAGGACTGCTGACAGATGAGATCAGGAGGAAGGTGTGGCCAAAGCTTCTCAGTATCAACATCTATGAGCTGCCTGCCAAGCCAGGTAAatccagctgtgtgtttgtaagCTCTGTGCATGATAAGAATAAGGCTTGAAGTCccaagatatttttaaaacccATTATTCAGGCTTTTGTCACGTAACATCTGGTACTGTAATTCTGTTCTACCAGCAATCCGTTAATTtaaacttaatattgtaaaagTTTGATGGTCACATGCCAAATAAATGTGTGAACATTCTTCTGCACCAACATGCATTCTCATAATGCATGTTGTCATGTTGACAAGTTAATGTTGCATCTGTGGATCTATAATTCCTTCTATGGTAATGCAACAGGGCACGTTTTACGTATAGATTTACAGAAAGATGTGTTATTTACAGTGAAGGATGCTCGAGAAAATCACAAGGATTACAACCAGGTGCTCCTTGATGTCAGGAGGTCAATGCGCCGCTTTCCTAAAGGTATTCCTGGTTTTGCATAATTGAAGCATATTGGAAAGGTGCAGAGGGGGCTTCATCCGTAAAACGTCCCTTTTAGGAGATAATGGACCCGTCAGATCACATACCATCCTTATGCTGCCAGCTGGCTCAGACACAACTAGTCTGTGATGTTTCCCTAGGTATGCGTGCAGCGCAGCGAGAGGTCCTACAGGAGCAGCTCATAGACATTATCTTAGATGTCCTGCAGAGGAACCCACAGCTGCACTACTACCAGGGCTACCATGACATCGTGGTCACCTTCTTACTGGTGGTGGGGGAAAGGATGTCTATAGCCATGGTGGAAAGGCTCTCCAATCACCACCTCAGGTGACTGACACCCTGTCCCTTCACGTCCCATCCAGATGCCGATTTCTCGCAGAGAATCGTGAATAAAGAAAATGGTCtcgtactttttttttttttttttttttgtaatggcgTCCTTTCTTGTTTTGCAGGGATTTCATGGACCCCACTATGGACAGCACAAAACATATACTGAACTACCTGATGCCCATACTGGAGCAAGTAGACCCTGAATTGCACAGCTTTATGCAGAGGTAGGACCACGCCAAATGTGGGAGCTGATGGAGGGATTCATGGACATGTGTCAGTTagcaacacatactgtatttctctCACCTGCCAGGCTTGTGTTCCCCTATAAGAAATGCTCGTGCTGGGAGTAAACAAAGTGCCAAGTGTTATTCCTCTAATGGGGTTGTTTGTCATGTGTATGAGCTGAGGAAGGCTCGGCAAAGTTTGGAAGCAATGCTCTGTTGTCAGATAAAAATGTGCTGGTCAACATGaactgtgtttctgtaaaacagCAGGCATGTTTGAAGATAGAAACATGTGACACACATCAATAACTCCCAACACCTTGTAAGGTAGCCGCTATTTTTATACTTGAGTGTCACCTCTATGGGTAGCTGCTGGCATGTTTGAGTAGGGCAATATACATTGCGCTTCGAGAATCGTCAACCCCAATCTCTCCCTGTGTATAGCCTTCGTCACTCATATAATCCAGCTGTGTGTCCTGTAACAAAGCTATTGACAGatgcattaattttgtttttatttaatctgtaaTGTTTAGCTGTGATGAGTCATTTCACATTTGGTGGACACAGAATTCccataaattatgcattttttttcgaGACCTTAACTCCGTAGCAACCGCGTCCTCATGGTCAAGTAACATGTGATCGTGCAAGTGATGATCAACCTtcacaaaactttttaaattgaaGATTTTGATGTATTTAGGGTCTTTTACAGTATTGGAGCTTTCATTTTAGGTGACAcaagatacagtaaatatgtgaactttttttattgtgagGCAAGTATTGCTGTGAGTAACACATGTAGCTTCTGAGGTAAAAACCATGAAGCACTCACCTTC
This genomic interval from Scleropages formosus chromosome 23, fSclFor1.1, whole genome shotgun sequence contains the following:
- the LOC108922067 gene encoding TBC1 domain family member 20, with protein sequence MKKVKKHLQNTGFQVTGNGHIKKGEQESRKRQKLVEVHQALNSDPVDIETLRRAAISEGGLLTDEIRRKVWPKLLSINIYELPAKPVKDARENHKDYNQVLLDVRRSMRRFPKGMRAAQREVLQEQLIDIILDVLQRNPQLHYYQGYHDIVVTFLLVVGERMSIAMVERLSNHHLRDFMDPTMDSTKHILNYLMPILEQVDPELHSFMQRAEVGTIFALSWLITWYGHVLLEFRHVLRLYDFFLASHPLMAIYFAAVIVLHREQEVKSCECDMASLHHLLSQIPQDLPYEGLIAHAHTLFSMYPPSLLEQRAALQSRKSITINSFKDFQMATLKQRPDAVLRRQLRQRSPALPVAPENGQASGTSQLIKVAVWGISATLGAAALAVAQTALDWAPEFLMQLF